TCCTCCCTTGGGTAGATTATTACGTTGGCTCAAAAGAATAAGAGCACACTGTACTAATATTATAGGAGTGGTCACATAGCCAATTTCAGGTCCCATTACTCTAGTTATGATTTCCATGTCAGGTTTTACGTTCCCCTGTGAAGCAAGACTGCCATCACCGAAACCATGTCCAACAAACCACATCTTAAATGAAGCACTTTTCACCTCATCTTCAGTTGGGCCCTTCTTCTTGAACCATCCAAGGCTGAAAATTGAAGGAAATTTTAAGAGAAGCCACCTCCCAAAAGAAAAGCCACTGAAGAGGCCCATGAATATCCCAACTGTGATGATACGAAAGATACCAACCAAAGATTTAGTTCCTATCCTTACCCCAAAATGAGCCGGCTTCACGGTTGACCAAAATGCCTCCCTCTTTTCAATCTGTTCAGGACTCTCATTAACCCCAGGAAGACCATGGGGGTTCTCTGCCAAGATTGAAAGTGTTCTTCGGACAACTACAGAATCTGCCGAAGGTAACTTCACAGCCCAAAGACCAATCTTCTTCTGGTGTTGTAAGGTTGGCCCTTTTGGGGGTGGACCAGGAATCTGCAACCAATATAGGTTAATTTAGCATCAATGTTCAGCTTATTACCCAGATAGTGAGAACCAATTATTATAAGAGTTAATTAATAGTTACACGCACATTACAGATATGATTGTGTGACCACAGTTCCACATCAAAGCAAAGAGATAGTTGGAAAAATCATATGGTGATTCCTAATATGTAATGGAAATTCGACATAACAGGTGCTATTAAACTACAATTGATTCAGCATAATTTGACAAATTATAGGTGGGATAAGAAGACTGAGTAAGATTAGACAGAACAAACTAAGACAAAGAAAGGCCAAAAATAGTACTTAACCTATtctatgaaaaaataaaataatgagttCTTACCATAGGCCTTGCTCTTTTTGGTCTTGATCGCCTAAGCTCCAGCAACTTTTTTGCATTGGCCACACCCAGAACAGCTGACTCATAAGTTCCAAAATTTCCAATAATTCTTTTCTCTGACTCCAAGCTCAAATAGGCCTCAACTTGGTTTGGCACAGCTGGAGCAATCCATTGCCTGGAATTGAACAGAAGTCCCAACTCAGCAGGAACTGAATCAAAACCACATGCAGAAATCACCAAAGAATCAGTCTCCTTCGCCTTTTCATGGTACTTCGCCTCCATTCTCTCCATGAACTCAGGCTCCCCACATATATCCAAGTAATCACACCTacaaaaataagtaaaacaaaaaaagaatcaCCAGATGAAACATCTTAATGTAAACTGAAATCCATACAATACAAAAGCAATTCGCTATCATAGCACTACTTATTTTCATCTCTAAACTCCATTAATAAACAATCTAAAACAGTCCCAAATGGCCAAAAACTTGAACAAACTATTCACACGCTTAAAAAGTTTACAACCAGCAAAAAGTTCGATCACATAAAAACCCATTCacgaaaaatcaaaattttgctaATATCTATAACACGAAGTAGCAATTTCGAACCCTGAGTCGGCGCAAGCAGCAACCACAGGCTCCCCGAAGAGGCGAAATGGGCCGACACAGTTGAGAATGACCTTGGCTTGACCACAGAGGCGGTGCAGGGACGGCGGGTCAGTGGTGTCGGCGGTGATAATAGCAATGGAAGAAGGAGGAGAGCTGGGGTGGGCGGCCCATTGGAGGGTCTGGTTCAGCTTGGTGCGATTGCGGCCGGCTAAAGCTAGAGTCTTGAAAGGAGAAGAAGGAGAATTTAGAAACTTTAAGGCCTCTTTGACTACATATTTGCCTGTGAACCCGGAGGCTCCAAGGATTACTATGTCGAATTCAGAATTCTGGGTATCCTCCATTTTCGGTGCCTTTGTCTGGGTTGAAAGTGAAAATTCTTGAAGTTTAAGAGTAGGAAGTTCGTTGTAATTTCTTCTGGTTTCGTCTAGTGGCCTGTGCCAATTGCCAACTGCCAACTGTTTTTAATTCATGCTAAATTAATGTGTAGGTAGCGTTGCTGGTGTGCTACAGTGGATTGACATGACCTACAAAATTTAGACACAGCCCAAAGTTCGGTATGATCCAAAAGTTTACGAATCGGGTCAAAGCCCTCAAACAAAATGCGTTATATCAAAACCTCAAACAAAAACGTTataaaagttcatatttttgtaAACTCACTTGCAAAAGGTATGTAAAAACACAATCATCTTGTAGGCTATGACATTTGGTGGTTCGATATAGCTCATTGTAGATCTTGGCTAGATAAACTAAATGACACTTCTAGCCTTGTCATTTTCGATCGTATATGACATAAGTTAACCTATGGACACCTTTACTTCATACCAAACTAACTTGTCAAATTTGATTATGCCCAATGGTTACTttaaacaacatgtaaattttgtATGTATCCTAGTTATTGAAAGACTAAACCACAattctgtttaattttatattattataatttttatttaatttgtcgtaaaattaatcaatcattAAGTCATCATTctctttttagaaaaaaaaattatagctaGTAAACAAAtctatctaataaaaaatataaacaacatattatcagatcataattttatttgatctgTTAAAATCCAAACCAACTTTTTGATTAGGTCAATGTGTAGATACAATCATAAATCATATCATGTCAAATTCGATACAACCCATCATATCAACTTACAGCATGACAATATCATCTATAATAGTggttttaatatcaaattatataaattgtgtaaaaattatattttaaaaattaaatattaagattaaaatgttCAAAGTTATATAACAAACCCTACATCACAAACTcgtatttttctatataaaaccAAAGCTCTCAACAAATTTTCATACCTTGAGCCATATtaagctctctctctctctctctctctctctctctctctctctttcataaTGGCTCTTACTTTGGCAACTTCATCCAGGTTCCCCTTCTACAAATAAATTTGACACCAAAGTATAAGCACTAGGATTCTCAGGGTCTAAATCCTAAGACCTATGATCtctcttatttataataattgaattatgtattatatcatatattaaaaatctatttttttatattgtatatcacatattatattgtattacagtataaactttttttaaaaaataataataataattataattatcgtATCATTAtcttagaaaatatcataaatatcctataaaaattttcaaatacaccTCTATCACAtcataacttttttaaaaaaatatatcaatttatatcaataatatgtattatattgtatgatatattcactgttttgataattttcaatacatcttatgatatgtattactttttatctatataatatcgtatgatacatatcatatatcataaaatactgaTAACTGTGCGTCCATCTCCCTACCTTGATGGCATACATTTAATCATGTTGAATGCTTCTTCAATCCTTCCTGTTCGGCTAAATAAATCTACAACAGCcgtaattaaatttgttttggtATAAATTTTCGGTCCATCTTTTGGGATTTAAGGAGTCAATAAAATGGTGAATATACATAGTAGGTTGTTAAGATGGCCAGTAAACAAGCTAACAAAgcatattaatgaaaatattatggGCAACTCCAGAATCGAAAGCTTGCTATATGCCAAACTTTCAGCACTCCTGCAATTATATTACATGAAGCCTGATAAGTTTTCTGTTTAAGCTCAGAGAAGAACAATGGAATTTATTTATGATGAAACACACAACTCACTCAAGGTACTGAGAAACCAAATTGAGGCTGAGGAAAACATGTACAAAGTGAATCTCCCTGGAAAGGAAAACCCACGGTCGGCACCATAGGTAAGAAAATTCTAATTCTCTGAAATCGAacatttctttatctttcaaGTTATTTTATAGAGACGGGAGGACTACCAATTGGGTATCGTTGTCTTGGTGGACGTCTTGTCCTCTTCCCCCATCCTAATAGGCTTGCCTCCTCAAATGCTGCTTCTCTACATTTAGGTGGCTCAATCTGAAGTGGGCAGAGGGCAGGAACATTTGGAGGAGAACTGGGATCCCCTGATCGCCGCCTTCTCTTTCCCCCACCATTCTTAGCAGCATTTTTCAGTGCCAAACTTGACTGCCAGGTGCCACCAGTGGCTTTTACCAGCCCTTCGATTGTCAGAAGATCCTCAGTCACCTCATTCTTTAACAGTGAAGCAAGAGTGGGAAGTACATCCCTTTGAAAGTC
The genomic region above belongs to Mangifera indica cultivar Alphonso chromosome 15, CATAS_Mindica_2.1, whole genome shotgun sequence and contains:
- the LOC123198418 gene encoding probable mitochondrial saccharopine dehydrogenase-like oxidoreductase At5g39410 produces the protein MEDTQNSEFDIVILGASGFTGKYVVKEALKFLNSPSSPFKTLALAGRNRTKLNQTLQWAAHPSSPPSSIAIITADTTDPPSLHRLCGQAKVILNCVGPFRLFGEPVVAACADSGCDYLDICGEPEFMERMEAKYHEKAKETDSLVISACGFDSVPAELGLLFNSRQWIAPAVPNQVEAYLSLESEKRIIGNFGTYESAVLGVANAKKLLELRRSRPKRARPMIPGPPPKGPTLQHQKKIGLWAVKLPSADSVVVRRTLSILAENPHGLPGVNESPEQIEKREAFWSTVKPAHFGVRIGTKSLVGIFRIITVGIFMGLFSGFSFGRWLLLKFPSIFSLGWFKKKGPTEDEVKSASFKMWFVGHGFGDGSLASQGNVKPDMEIITRVMGPEIGYVTTPIILVQCALILLSQRNNLPKGGVFPPGIVFGSTDLQQRLQENGISFDVVSKSALKA